From the genome of Pirellulales bacterium:
TGAGTTGTTCGCTTACACTGGTACGCTTACGGACAATGGATTGTCTCTCGGTAGCCTGCCCAGCGGGTTTGGTTACAAGCTCGACGAAGTGTCGACGCCTGGCGAAGTGCGTTTGGACGTGACTTCCCTGGCTTCGTTGCCAGGCGACGTCAACCACGACGGGATCGTCAACAGTCAGGATCTTGCGTTGATTTCGAGTAACTGGCTGGCCGCGGGAACGAATCTGGCCGGCGATGCCAACCATGATGGGATCGTCAATAGTCAAGACCTTGCCCTGGTCTCGTCGAACTGGCTGGCCTCATCGCAGGGCGGTGGCGCGCTGGCTGTTCCCAGTGCAGCGCCGGTACCTGAGCCGGGCGGCTTAGTGCTCGCGGCCATCGCCGTGGCGCTTACAGGCAATGGGCTGCGGCAGAGACGCCGCCGCAGCACCGGACCGCGGACAATCTACGGCTGACGTCGCCCCTCATCTGAACAAGTGATTGCTCGCTCGGGGTCGGCGATAGTTGCGTCCTCGTTGGACGTGTGGGCTGCACATAGCGACATTGCGCAAGCGACTGCAGCCCGACTGCGGCGTGTCCGTTCGAGTACATCCACGTGGGGCCGCTTGCCGGATCGTCGGCAGGCGGCCCTTTTGTTTG
Proteins encoded in this window:
- a CDS encoding dockerin type I domain-containing protein, with amino-acid sequence ELFAYTGTLTDNGLSLGSLPSGFGYKLDEVSTPGEVRLDVTSLASLPGDVNHDGIVNSQDLALISSNWLAAGTNLAGDANHDGIVNSQDLALVSSNWLASSQGGGALAVPSAAPVPEPGGLVLAAIAVALTGNGLRQRRRRSTGPRTIYG